ACAGCCTTTGGCACACGTGACCACAAATGTTTTGGAAAGGGTTTATATTGCTTTAATTAAATGGTCACTTGTTTGAGCTCAATGGTTATTTTCAGGAAATGAAATTATTAAAACAAATCTTATGATCcttaatacatttattgttaatattttccaaatgtaacaaagttttggcagtggtaaatacaaaaaaaaaagcggtTTGTTGAGCAcaaataaaaggtttaatttgttCAGTAATGGCCCATGACAACACTCCTTCATGATCCAGATAAAAACCACCACAGTGTGAACGTCTGCTCgtatgttttgttttcctgcATGCTGCTGGTCTGTGAATAAGCTGACAGATGAACATTGTAGATGTACATGATATGTGCGTTTATCCTAGTCTTTTTTGGAATCAAAGCCTTCTATAGACACCATAAAGACTTTTAAACACAGTGTTCTTTGGTCATAAATTAGTCTTTAAGAGttggctgtttttcttttttaaatccctCCTAATCCTGGAAGAACTGACCCTATAGTCCAAAGATGTCATCATGGATGtcatcaactttgtttttgaGGGGACAAAATAGTCAAACATCACACAAGAAAAAGGATGGTAAAGACAAAAAACAGAAGCTTAGCAAACATAATACAAGTTACACAAAGAACTCCCATGTTTGGTAAATGTAAACAATTCTTGAGGGGGATCATGAGCATTAATTTGAATAACCCTACTCAACTGAACATTTACACTTATAATTAACTACATATATAATTCTTGGCTACATCTACCCATGGTGTAAGGAGATTTTAATAGTGCCAGTAATTCAGGAGCACTAGCTGCAGAGGGAGTCTTTATGCAACGCTTTAAAGACAAGCATCAAATTAtcttggggaaaaaaagtccAATGAAACCTGTTTTCTGAAAGCTAGACTGGTTTTTCATACATTTCCTGATGAATGGCACTAAAATATGCATCAGAGGGAAAGTAAATAATTCTGTGAAAGCTGCTGTTGTGGATGTATTTCTAGACTCTACACAGACCAAAAATCCCTTATATGCTTCACGCTACTGAGATACTTGAACATAATCAGACAGACCAAGTCAAACTTTTAAACAGAAAAGGTGGCACGTGTGGCATTTTTTTCCAGGTAAACTAAACTGTCAAATGAGTCAATACAATTTATTTGTAAGAAGAACAAAGGCTGGGATTTGAAGTGTGTAAACTTtggacaaatattttttgggagaaaatctgGAGATTCTAGAAATACTTTAAGAGCAGCTGTAATCTGTGTTGACCTTCTGGGTGATAGTAACATATGAGAGTGATGATATTGGTAAGAAACTGGACTTGGCATGTTGGTGCTACATTGCTCTTTGTGGAGTTCAGGGCGTCGGGGGGAATGATGTACGCTAACTACTGAAAAATACTGTGCAGGAGCCTGTACACAGAAGACACATTACAACCACAGTTGGCACCACACCGAAAGGGTATTACAGAACAGTACAGAATAATACAGTACATGATGGTGGTTTGATACATACAACACTGCACGGTGAACAGGCAAAGACACAATAAAGACATGGAGACAATGTGACAGCTAACATGAGGCACCATGTTGATCTATGTCAGCCCAATTTCCTCCAAGACACTACGAGGTGCCTCGGCCtcctgcagaaaaacaaaacagaagaaaGTGAAAAATCTTTCTTGCAGTTCAATCACTGAccttttaacagcaaaatacaTCTTCAATTTATAATTAATAGCACATGAGCTATATAGTAATCACAGGTCTGTCTTTATAACTACTACAGTACGTCATGCTTTGCTAAAAAGCAATTGCTGAACATCAAATCTGTCAACTGCCAGTGATCAATGCCAAGACAGCCATGTAAACATGCCGGACAGTTTTTGTTTTAGCATCTAGGATGCATAAGAGAGGTCTACCTCAAGTATTAGACTTAAAATAAACAACTGACAGCAAATGCAGATGATGGAAAATGAATGTGACATCTATACTTCTGACTGATTCAAGTGATATTATGAAAAAATTATACTTGtaaaaatgagtcagttaaataATTTAAGCATATATGCAATACAAAGTGATCAGCCTTAATATCTTATTGCAATGTAATGTGACCTTCACATGAATGTTGTTCTGCCAGTTGCCGCCATCATTGCCCTACAGTGCTCACATACCCAAACAGATCAACAGTGGGCCTCGTGACAAATATTTTAAGAAGTGCTCaaagaaaatatcaaaaataTCAATTTGATATTTTACATTAAGTATTATTTGTTTTACAGTGACATGGCTGCAAAATCATATTCCAAACGCAATCTCTGAACTAAACAACAAATGGTCTAATTCCGGACATCACACTGTCTCTGTACCCCAGATATCAAACTGTTAGCTTTAAGTTGCTTTTAATTTATGTATTGTAAGAATGTACCTGCATTACCTGCCAAACACAACATGTGACATTGTTGGCACCCAAATGCATTCACAGCAACATTAGGAAAGTTTGACACCTCGCCCTCTGCTATCCACCAACTTTCCAACAGTTTGCACaattgatttaaatttttttttaatcttctgaCATGTATTAAAGTACAATTTCCCTTTAGTCATGAATAACATATTACTAAGCAACACTGAAAACAAGGTCAAACAGGTTAAACCAGGTGTTGTTGAAGAATTGATCATACCTCCTGCAGCAGGTCAGCCTGCTCAATGGCCTTCAGCACATTCTTCTTGGATGTTTCCTGGGCCTCTCCACCCAGCAGGAACTCATCCAGGATAAAGTAGGCCTTTTCAAAATTGAAGATGATATCCAGTTCACATACCTGTGAGACCAAAACACCACAAAGAACAGGTGAGATAATATCTTGTCttgtaaaaaataaactaaTTTTCTTCAAAttccttttgaaaatatttttttctttttcttgggcAGGATATTTATGAAACTCACGCTGCCAAAATATTTGTCAAGTAGCTCCACATATCTATGGATGATCTCCAGGGTGATCAGCTCATTATCCTGATCCTCTACTGCACAGCAGAAGTACAGGCTGGCATATCTAATGTACAGGGAGAACAGAAATACAACAGTTCACAGGGGGGGAGGAGGATGTCAATTTTCTCTGTTCACATATAGTTCTGCAAATGTTAGTTAAAATGccatacattaaaacaaaaaaaatacccacaacaataatatgacaataatatTATGATGATAAATACAAGTACATTTAGTGCGTGCAAGTACAATACAATTAGATTGTGATAAActctacaagagaaaaaaaggtcactCTAGCCGTAAAATAACCAAACTGAGCACCAGTACTCAAGCAGTGTATTACTTTCGTCCAGGTTGAATGGCTAAGCACAGAAGTTAATCTCTATATGCAAGAAATCTCAGTACTTCTTgatggaaaaaaatgtaataaaaatcaATGAATCAGGCCTTAAGGAAAAAATTTCAACCATCCATCTCTGCAAAAGCAGCAATGCACATGGCATCATCAAAATCAAGCTCTGACATAGAACTTCCATCACAGAACAGCCTCTACTGTTCTGTACTGTTACActgtgtaaataagtatatgtCTGTTACACTCTGACTTATTTACAAGTTCAATACAAAGTTAGAACCGTCTAAACTTAGTCCTCAGGATTTCACCcacatttttaaagattttttaagCGAATCTGCTGTCTCTCTCCCAAAATATCCAGTCATAACTTGATCAAATGATGAGTTACATTGCCACAACAAAACCTTTTCCATGATAACTGCAGACTTTATCAGCTGGAGGCACATATAGTAAAGTTAAAACCACCATTTCAAAAGATAGGAGTGAACACAAATGTTAAGCGTATTAAAAGACTGCAAAATATAatgtaaaaacaactaaatgaaAGCTATCGCAGGACGGATAAAACTGGTATTATTTCTGTTAACTATTAAGAGTGCATCTTTAAAGGTGTATATTTCACAATAAGTAAaagatgagagaaaaaaaaacatcaatgacAGCAACTAAAGAATCAGTTGACAAGGAAAAAAAGCTTTGAGACACAAAAATGCATCTCTGCTGCATATCAGTCACTTTTTGTAAGGAATGCATGGGAATCTAAATCCAAATCCGAAAAAGTGTCACAAGGAAGGTACAACTAGAAATGTTGCGTAAATGTGCAAAAtgttgttgaaatgttgagtaaAAACTGTTTCACCAATAAGCCCAGTATTACAAAGTCTCTTGGTTTTCCACCTTTTGTACACGATCTTGAGATCCCTCCACTCCAAGAAGCTGCACATCTTGGGTTTCCTGGCCAGTATGGTTTGGACCAGGTCCCTGGAGATCTTCTTCCTCTCCTTGTCAGACAGAGGGACATACCACTTCTGCAGCCGCAGCTTTCCCTGCCGGCTGAACAGCAGCATGAACTGCATCTGAGGGATCAAGTTCCACCGAGTTATCCACCGTAGACTTAAACATCAAAGTAATATATCtgagaccagaggtgtcaagtaacgaggtacaaatactttgttaccttaatTAAGTAGAAagtttggttatctatacttcactggagtaattatttttcagacgactttttacttttactccttacattttcacacaattatctgtactttttactccttacattttaaaaacagccttgttactctatttcatttcggcctttaaataaaaactatccagttaaattgctccatccggatagagtgaatttggttgtggttgtttcagatgttcttgtccagttttgttcttacatccgttacattacaatacttataggcaactagtcatcatatctcctgctctctgaaacacatgttaatgctcaatagtacacatatatggtcctttaatatatttgcattatactaagatacattcattttcaatggcttttgtccttaatggacttttcccccttacttttacttttatactttaagtagttttgaaaccagtacttttatacttttacttgagtaaaaaacttgagtggatacttcaacaggagtatttttaaactctagtatctatacttctacctgagtaatgaatgtgaatacttttgacacctctgtctgagGGATCAAGTTCCACCGAGTTATCCACCGTAGATTTAACCATCAAATTAATATATCTGAGACAGTTACATTGCATGAAATAAAAAGGCACAGGAATAGGAAAATCGAAATCGTCCCAAGTAAACGAGTGCCAAATAAAGTGAGGGGAAAAACACTAGCGTAATACAAAAGTTCAATCGGTGCAATTAGTAAACACAAGAAGTAGAAAGGAGCTAATGGGAAACATGCATTACTTACAATATCACCTTGTGACCTCAACAAATCTACCTATATTAAGTGACTTATAAACCAAAGCGGCTTTACCATAAGGATGTAACAGCTCAGATGATGTGAAGAGGTTTAATGGACACATTTTTAACAGACACTTGCGCCCCCTCCCGCGACGCTCTTTAGCATGCATGAGGCGGAAGTCGAGATTCTTTACCTTCAAATGGGTCTTCAAGTTTGTCAACTGAACTTCgggaaattaaaactaaatacgTAAAACTGGAAACCGAAAGCACTGCAGCAATTTTTGGAGATTAGCTTCTTGTCCAGCTTGATGCTAAAATGCCTAGCGGATGTGAGTAAGCTGCGTTCTGATTGGCCGAGGAGGCCACAGTTCTGCAACGTGATTGGATGCGAGAATCCGTTATCCGTGACGTCACCGCGTCACGCCTAGAAAACTGCGATGGCTTCCTGTGGATAAAAGTTTAGAAGCAATGATGCTTTCACTTCTCTTTTAAGgtaatgatgacgatgattaaaaaaagaaacgaatttattattaaaatgaataaataaataaaaaataaaacagaaatgttccatgtaaaaacacaaaaatgaagTGTTTAGCTTTcataataacagtaattataattataataacactatcacatgctgtaacaatgcaccttccaacaaTAGTGAGTTTTCTTCATTGGGAATACGAATGTGACATTGTGAATACGAATCTGAAAGGGCAATTTCAGATTCGTATTCACAATAAAGAAAACTCACCCATGAAACTGCAATCTGTATTCATAATCTTGTAAAGTTTTAACTTTATGAGTGGTATTCGCACAGAGAAAATACACACTACATATtatatgtatgatttgacttaaacaaatgtttacattttcatttatttatccacaactgtagaataatatgtacacatttgatttatgtgcacaaattcAATTGACAGTTCCCTTACCCAACATGTTTGCAGTGAACCCATTATAATAtctatgcactttttttttttttttttttactatatctCTCTAGGTAGAAAATGCTGTGAGACAGGGGAAAACCGGGCTTGCCTGCACTGACGGACAGAACCAGTGGAATGCTGGGTCTAAAAGAAATGCTGGTCAGAGGAAGATGAAGTATGTACGCTTCAAACGACACAACAGGAAGGATCTTTACCAGCCGTCACCAACTTCACAGCCAGCTTCTACCACTCCAGAACCGGCACAGGAGGACTTCAGGAAGTAGAGCGGAAACGGCTGGAGATGTTTTAAGTTGTAATGTTAAACGTTTCAATGCTGTGCAGATACATTTTTATGATTTAATTTTGAATGTTGTTTGGATAAATAGAGGTTTTAAATGTTCCAACCATAGCCTCTTGAACCCCTCATTGCCTTTATACCCACGAGAGGGTTCTCAAAGTACAGTTTTAATCTAGATTCCTTCTTTAAAGtgatgacaaaaagaaaaaataagaaacagcTTAGAGGAACACAAATAATCTTTCTCCTAAAAGAGTTTTTTTTGTGCCGAAAAATCATATTTGTAATATACttcattgtggcagggtggaggagcagcagccactcaggtgatgggtcacaggtgtgtcccatcaacctctccaccctgcctgccttcataaggcgtgGCTGCACAGGAGCTCGGGGctgctgtgggagaaggtgcttgtgcacgtgtgagaGTTTCCGGTGAATAAAAGAGTTCTTGCAcaaaaccccgtgtcctctctgtcctgtcgttcgggccccgtagcactcacCTTGCTACATTCATTTTCTATAAGGCTATCAAActctttaaaatgtattttctcgAATAGAAATAAAACATCTTTCAGAAGGTAGGAACCCTGGAGTACAATAATTGGTTTTATtgcaaacaaaagaacaaaaaaaaaaattatctacCACCCGCTTATCTCTGATTCCTGAACAACATACAAAATAATTGGTCACAAACTGTCAAGATTTTTCAATTTTCTATGTGGCTTGCCTAAATTAGCTGTGAAACTTTGCTTTATTACAATTCTCTCAGTAACCAACTTGTTACATGTGTCCTTTCAGC
This genomic interval from Cololabis saira isolate AMF1-May2022 chromosome 2, fColSai1.1, whole genome shotgun sequence contains the following:
- the LOC133460043 gene encoding AP-1 complex subunit sigma-2-like: MQFMLLFSRQGKLRLQKWYVPLSDKERKKISRDLVQTILARKPKMCSFLEWRDLKIVYKRYASLYFCCAVEDQDNELITLEIIHRYVELLDKYFGSVCELDIIFNFEKAYFILDEFLLGGEAQETSKKNVLKAIEQADLLQEEAEAPRSVLEEIGLT